TCAACGCGCAGTACGTCATGGTGCTGCGGCTCGCGCGGCTCCTCCGGGTGCTCAAGCTCGTGCGCGTGCTGCCGAAGCTGCAGATCCTCGTCAGCGCCCTCCTCAAGTCGATCCCGTCCATGGGCTACGTCGGGCTGCTGCTCGCGATCCTGTTCTACGTCTACGGCGTGGCCGCCACGCTCCTCTTCGCCGGGAACGACCCCATGCACTTCGGCAGCCTCGGGATGTCGATCCTCAGCCTGTTCGGCGTGGTGACGATGGAGGGCTGGGTCACGATCATGGACACGAACCGGCTCGGCTGCGACCGGTTCGGGTACGAGGGGTTCGAGAGCCTGTGCGTCGCGCCCGAGGCGTTCCCGATCGCGAGCCCCCTCCTCTTCATCACGCTCATCCTGTTCGGCACGATGATCATCCTCAACCTGTTCATCGGCGTCATCATGAACGGCATGGAGAGCGCGCGCGAGGAGGCCGATCTCGCCGCCTCGGAGCGCCGCCGCAAGGAGGCGGGCGAGGGGGCCGTGCCCGTGTCCGACGCGATGTCGACCTTGCTGCGGGACATGGACGAGTTGCAGGGCAAGATGAAGCGGCTGCAGTATTCGGTGAAGCAGCAGGAGACCGCGCGGACCGAGAGGCCCCGCGCCGACGGCTGAGCTCCGATCGCGCCCGTCGGGAGCGTCAACTGCCCGCGTCGGCCTCGGTGCCGCGGGTCTTCAGCTCCTCGATCTTCTTCTTGAGCTGGCTCAAGGTGTCCTTGACCGTGGAGACGATCTCGTCCTGGTTCTTCCCGAGGT
Above is a window of Pseudomonadota bacterium DNA encoding:
- a CDS encoding ion transporter; this encodes MSAIRNVMKRTAESKWFQRTITVVILLAGALVGMETDPGLVERHQTLLHVLDQIIIWIFVAEMLVKMAAEGRRPWRYFLDPWNVFDFLIVATCFMPINAQYVMVLRLARLLRVLKLVRVLPKLQILVSALLKSIPSMGYVGLLLAILFYVYGVAATLLFAGNDPMHFGSLGMSILSLFGVVTMEGWVTIMDTNRLGCDRFGYEGFESLCVAPEAFPIASPLLFITLILFGTMIILNLFIGVIMNGMESAREEADLAASERRRKEAGEGAVPVSDAMSTLLRDMDELQGKMKRLQYSVKQQETARTERPRADG